The genomic DNA TAAATATACTGAAATTCCTAAAATAACTAAAGAACTTATGCAAAAAGTACTTGAAATAAAACAAGATAAGAAAATAATACAAGTTGCTTGGCTTTCTAGTGCTGAATATGAAAAAGGTTCGGGTAAAATTGAATTAGAATTTAGTCCTAAACTTAAGCCGTATATGTTAGGGCTAAAAGAGTTTTATACTAGTTATAGATTAAAAAACGTATTAGAGCTTAAAGGAAAATATTCAATAAGAATGTATGAAATTTTAAAAAGCAATGAATTTAAAAAAGTTGCAGAAATAAAAGTAGATGAGCTAAGGAAAATACTAAAAGCCGATACAGGTTCGTATTTAATATATCAAAATTTTAAAAACAGAATAATAGTACAAGCTAAAAGGGAACTTTGTTCAAAAACAGATATATGTTTTGATTTTGAAGAAATAAAAACAGGTAGAAAAGTCACGGCACTTAAATTTCACATAAAATCAAATAATAAAGATGTAAACTATATGGCAGCGCAAATTGAAAGTGAAAAGGAAGAGAAAGAAGAATATATAGAAAAAGTTAAAAAGGTAATGTATGACCATAAGATTACGTCCCTTGAAGCA from Clostridium pasteurianum BC1 includes the following:
- a CDS encoding replication initiation protein, producing MNENYLVTKSNTLITSSYDLSLQEQRIILTLASLVQPTDENFKSYEFSIKDFKELLGVEDKSKYTEIPKITKELMQKVLEIKQDKKIIQVAWLSSAEYEKGSGKIELEFSPKLKPYMLGLKEFYTSYRLKNVLELKGKYSIRMYEILKSNEFKKVAEIKVDELRKILKADTGSYLIYQNFKNRIIVQAKRELCSKTDICFDFEEIKTGRKVTALKFHIKSNNKDVNYMAAQIESEKEEKEEYIEKVKKVMYDHKITSLEAKKIYDSSNSNIELISKVYNHFKARKVENFIGTMISMVKPGIFQEPMNNTPKTHFNDYEQRQYDYTELEKKLLGWDKEELDRVGEKSKQSKIEAL